In a genomic window of Candidatus Eremiobacteraceae bacterium:
- a CDS encoding DNA internalization-related competence protein ComEC/Rec2, producing the protein MIRSGHAFVVAFSAYAAGVIAAGNALAWPSACIAAVLLALAITSRAQNSFRKALRELAVIAACGCIAGAALGARAQSDRVNPPFMAIDEHHVVVEAVALERARPATSGVSLRVRVVLVREPSSSAAQSLKGRVALLEMPAGGTGAQIAGHTLLVRGRVTIPGGPRNDGEPAERDELAEQGVAVLLSAPALRNVSIGGPSPGAEAWLARLRERFAEAVEAHLPPLEASVLEGVLWGNRENLPAELRQEFSDTGTVHVLTTAGLHLGIMTGFIVAVLGLIPLPRIARVSLAVCVAWAYAAVAGLHLPTIRAATMLTAGIAAHESARGRTASAVLAAAAFAVALPQPLALLSPSFSLSFACVGGIALLNPAFEALGMRGESGWERHAFELVRTSLTVQVALWPLQALYFNAFTPYAVIANLLVVPLIAAVMAVGAAFVIAAVCLPWLAGPLGNLAWWGVTIVTGIVERVAALPGAHVDLPPPSHGFLILYWCGLAAFALAVRAKVANRAIAAWASASALALAVVYCVPGIAAALDPDLHLDAIDVGQADCLLLRAPGMHAMLVDGGGKLERGGAAGRVVAQPIGDVIASRTVMPFLLRHWVLHLDAVVLTHPHGDHAGGLPVILAHERVDSIYDSAQLYGGPAYRRALDVVRARHIPYRIARRGEAFDLGPAARVSILAPEMPLITGSASDINNNSVVLRVEFGRVAMLLTGDAQSEAEARLLSHGIAGLRAEVLKVGHHGSAYSSTPAFLAAVHPKIAIISCGLHNVFGHPSPRTLEALRAVGAAVYRTDLDGGIAVDLNGEQVTATSVAR; encoded by the coding sequence ATGATTCGAAGCGGCCACGCATTTGTTGTCGCGTTCTCTGCTTATGCGGCCGGCGTCATCGCAGCAGGAAACGCGCTTGCTTGGCCCAGCGCGTGCATTGCGGCTGTGCTGTTAGCTCTTGCGATAACGTCGCGTGCACAGAATTCGTTTCGCAAAGCTTTGCGGGAACTTGCGGTCATCGCCGCATGCGGTTGCATCGCGGGTGCCGCGCTTGGAGCGCGGGCACAATCCGATCGCGTGAACCCGCCTTTCATGGCGATCGACGAACATCACGTCGTCGTTGAGGCCGTCGCGCTCGAACGTGCGCGGCCCGCGACTTCGGGCGTTTCGCTGCGCGTGCGCGTCGTTCTGGTCAGAGAACCGTCATCGAGCGCCGCACAATCGCTGAAGGGACGCGTCGCGCTGCTCGAGATGCCGGCCGGAGGCACCGGCGCGCAGATCGCCGGCCACACCTTGCTTGTCCGGGGCCGCGTCACCATTCCCGGCGGCCCGCGCAACGACGGCGAGCCGGCAGAACGAGATGAACTCGCCGAACAGGGCGTGGCCGTGCTTCTCAGCGCTCCGGCCCTCAGAAATGTCAGCATCGGCGGGCCCTCACCAGGCGCCGAGGCATGGCTTGCCCGCCTCCGCGAGCGTTTTGCCGAGGCTGTGGAGGCTCATTTGCCTCCACTTGAGGCCTCGGTGCTCGAGGGCGTCTTATGGGGCAACCGCGAGAATCTCCCCGCTGAGCTACGCCAAGAATTCTCCGATACCGGCACCGTGCACGTCCTTACAACGGCGGGATTGCACTTGGGAATCATGACCGGATTTATCGTCGCCGTGCTCGGCCTTATTCCGTTGCCTCGCATCGCGCGAGTCTCGCTCGCGGTCTGCGTCGCGTGGGCCTACGCGGCGGTGGCCGGTCTTCACTTGCCCACCATCAGGGCAGCGACCATGCTGACCGCGGGAATCGCCGCCCACGAATCCGCACGCGGCCGCACAGCATCGGCGGTCCTGGCGGCGGCGGCGTTCGCTGTGGCATTGCCGCAACCGCTCGCCTTGCTCTCGCCTTCGTTCTCACTTTCGTTCGCGTGCGTCGGCGGCATCGCATTGCTCAATCCGGCGTTTGAAGCGCTCGGCATGCGCGGGGAATCCGGGTGGGAACGCCACGCGTTCGAACTTGTCCGAACTAGCCTGACGGTCCAGGTCGCGTTGTGGCCGTTGCAGGCGCTCTACTTCAATGCATTCACACCGTACGCGGTGATCGCAAATCTTCTCGTCGTGCCGCTGATCGCTGCCGTCATGGCTGTCGGCGCCGCATTTGTCATCGCCGCGGTCTGCTTGCCATGGCTTGCCGGGCCGCTCGGCAATCTCGCCTGGTGGGGAGTGACGATCGTGACGGGAATCGTCGAGCGCGTCGCCGCGCTGCCGGGCGCGCACGTCGATCTCCCGCCGCCGTCGCACGGCTTTCTCATCCTTTACTGGTGCGGGCTCGCTGCCTTCGCGCTTGCGGTGCGCGCCAAAGTTGCAAACCGGGCGATCGCGGCCTGGGCTTCAGCGTCAGCGCTCGCGCTGGCCGTCGTATACTGCGTGCCGGGAATCGCGGCAGCACTCGATCCGGACCTGCACCTCGACGCGATCGATGTCGGCCAAGCCGATTGCCTGTTGCTGCGAGCGCCCGGAATGCACGCGATGCTGGTCGACGGAGGTGGAAAGCTCGAACGCGGCGGAGCGGCCGGCCGCGTCGTCGCGCAGCCCATCGGCGATGTGATCGCGAGCCGGACCGTCATGCCGTTCTTGCTGCGGCACTGGGTGCTGCATCTCGACGCCGTCGTGCTCACGCACCCGCACGGCGACCATGCCGGCGGACTGCCGGTGATTCTCGCGCACGAGCGGGTGGATTCGATCTACGATTCTGCCCAGCTCTACGGCGGCCCGGCCTATCGCCGCGCCCTCGATGTGGTCCGCGCACGCCACATTCCATATCGCATCGCGCGCCGCGGCGAAGCGTTTGATCTCGGCCCAGCCGCCCGCGTATCCATTCTCGCGCCGGAGATGCCGCTCATCACCGGCTCGGCATCGGACATCAACAACAATTCGGTGGTGCTGCGGGTGGAGTTTGGTCGCGTTGCGATGTTGCTGACCGGCGACGCGCAATCCGAAGCAGAAGCCCGGTTGCTATCCCATGGAATCGCCGGCTTGCGCGCCGAGGTCCTTAAAGTAGGCCATCACGGCAGCGCGTATTCATCGACGCCGGCGTTTCTCGCAGCGGTGCATCCGAAGATCGCGATCATCTCGTGCGGCCTGCACAACGTCTTCGGCCATCCGAGCCCGCGGACGTTGGAAGCGCTTCGGGCGGTCGGCGCGGCGGTCTACCGCACCGACCTCGACGGCGGAATCGCTGTGGATCTCAACGGTGAACAGGTGACGGCGACCAGCGTGGCTCGCTAG
- a CDS encoding GDP-mannose 4,6-dehydratase has product MRILVTGGAGFIGSHLIDIFVAAGHETAIVDSFWDHGGGRRANLNPKAKLYEIDIRDPGLESVFAEFAPEVVSHHAAQHSVAISTADPNYDADVNILGLLNVLRLSVKHKTRKVTFASSAATYGTPQRLPITEDHPQLPESPYGITKMAAEHYLRFFWTAHGLQSTILRYGNVFGPRQDPNGEAGVIAIFCGKILAGQPIRVDWDGEQQKDFVYVGDVARAGLMALDRADGEIFNIGTGVGTSVNELHKVIAAQVGRSVEIVHAPKRSGDVRTCVFAIEKAKRELGWSPETSLADGIKKTVDYFRTI; this is encoded by the coding sequence ATGCGCATCCTCGTCACCGGCGGCGCTGGCTTCATCGGCTCGCACCTCATCGACATCTTTGTCGCCGCGGGCCACGAAACGGCTATCGTCGACAGTTTTTGGGATCACGGCGGCGGACGCAGAGCAAACCTCAACCCTAAAGCGAAGCTCTACGAAATAGACATCCGCGATCCGGGCCTTGAATCGGTGTTCGCTGAATTCGCGCCCGAGGTCGTGTCGCACCATGCCGCGCAGCACAGCGTCGCCATATCCACCGCCGACCCCAACTACGATGCCGATGTCAATATCCTGGGGCTGCTCAACGTGCTCCGGCTTTCGGTCAAGCACAAAACGCGCAAGGTCACGTTCGCGTCATCGGCGGCCACTTACGGCACGCCGCAGCGCCTGCCCATCACCGAAGACCATCCCCAGTTACCGGAAAGCCCGTATGGCATCACCAAGATGGCGGCCGAGCACTACTTGCGCTTTTTTTGGACGGCGCATGGATTGCAGTCCACCATCCTCCGCTATGGCAACGTGTTCGGGCCGCGGCAGGATCCGAACGGCGAAGCCGGCGTGATCGCGATCTTCTGCGGAAAAATCCTCGCCGGACAGCCGATTCGAGTCGACTGGGACGGTGAGCAGCAAAAAGATTTCGTCTACGTGGGCGACGTGGCGCGCGCCGGGCTCATGGCGCTCGATCGGGCCGACGGCGAGATCTTCAACATCGGCACCGGCGTCGGCACATCGGTAAATGAATTGCACAAGGTGATCGCCGCGCAAGTCGGCCGCAGTGTCGAGATCGTGCACGCGCCGAAGCGGTCAGGCGACGTCCGCACGTGCGTCTTCGCGATCGAGAAAGCAAAGCGCGAGCTCGGGTGGTCGCCCGAGACGTCGCTGGCAGACGGCATCAAGAAGACGGTTGATTATTTCCGCACTATCTGA
- a CDS encoding CocE/NonD family hydrolase, which yields MLSRALAASYKDADRRHYLDNLFRLQVTGGEYKAAGASLFALLGFNDASSPWPATNYSQFDIFVNAKILESTGTPFDQAFDKSFHQVVDPASDEKSALIIRRFAISVAAFQSDLRSALAQQQGKDEISGADALALVRAYQLANMYQSFAARSGSLIAADDRRRYIIEKDLLIKTPDGAHICTLVVRPRVSDRRLPTLMQFTVYADRIPNLSDARRSASNGYVGVTALTRGEGCSPDEPEPYMHDGPDGAAVIAWISRQPWSDGRVGMFGGSYNSFAQWSVAKQRPPALKALMPSVPNAPGIDTPMEANVFQSFSYYWPFYTTSAKWLDASTPGDPAHWIGLQKKWYVSGKSYRSMDRIDGRQNPIWDRWLDHPSYDAFWQQFIPYGGDFARINIPVLTTDGYLSGQSVGGLYYFSQYHKYNPSAQSYLVIGPYDHIRGQRGTVSSTGPDIDDIAGMSIDSAAHIDIEELRYQWFDYIFKGAKKPAILQDKVNYEVMGANQWRHAPTIDAMHDESFTYDLGAEKDGEFQRLTSAKAPTGAYVSQTVDLADRSDVDLIPPASGLDTHLGVAYRSAPISKPVDLAGPFSGRLDFEINKKDMDFNISLYELTAKGEYVGVTYYQARASYVRSRSHRELLVPGKRMLLDFTSSRLACWRFHAGSRLIVLVSIVREPDIQINYGTGKDVSDETIADAKAPLRIKWFDDSFVTIPAGT from the coding sequence GTGCTTTCAAGGGCGTTGGCCGCATCGTACAAGGATGCCGATCGGCGGCACTACTTGGACAATCTGTTCCGCCTCCAGGTAACCGGGGGAGAATATAAGGCCGCGGGGGCATCGCTGTTCGCACTGCTCGGCTTCAACGACGCTTCCTCGCCGTGGCCGGCCACGAATTATTCGCAATTCGATATCTTCGTGAATGCGAAGATCTTGGAGTCGACCGGCACCCCGTTCGATCAGGCGTTCGATAAGTCGTTTCACCAAGTCGTCGATCCGGCGAGCGACGAGAAATCGGCTCTGATCATCCGAAGGTTCGCGATCAGCGTGGCCGCTTTTCAGAGCGACCTGCGTTCGGCGCTCGCTCAACAACAAGGCAAAGACGAAATCTCCGGGGCCGACGCGCTCGCGTTGGTTCGCGCGTACCAGCTCGCGAATATGTATCAGAGTTTCGCAGCGCGATCCGGCTCCTTGATCGCCGCCGACGATCGCAGGCGTTACATCATCGAGAAAGATCTGCTCATCAAGACGCCCGACGGGGCGCATATCTGCACCTTGGTCGTGCGTCCGCGCGTGTCTGACCGGCGCTTGCCGACATTGATGCAATTCACGGTCTATGCCGACCGCATCCCAAATCTCAGCGATGCGCGACGCAGTGCGTCAAATGGATATGTCGGGGTCACCGCGCTCACGCGAGGCGAGGGGTGCAGCCCGGACGAGCCCGAGCCGTACATGCACGACGGGCCAGACGGCGCCGCGGTCATCGCCTGGATCAGCAGACAGCCGTGGAGCGACGGCCGCGTCGGCATGTTCGGGGGAAGCTACAACAGCTTCGCACAGTGGTCCGTCGCCAAGCAAAGACCGCCGGCGCTCAAAGCGCTCATGCCTTCCGTCCCCAATGCGCCGGGGATCGACACGCCGATGGAAGCCAACGTATTTCAAAGTTTTTCGTACTATTGGCCGTTTTACACGACGTCGGCAAAATGGCTTGACGCGAGCACGCCTGGAGACCCAGCACATTGGATCGGTCTTCAGAAGAAATGGTACGTGAGCGGCAAGTCCTATCGGTCGATGGATCGGATCGACGGCCGGCAAAACCCGATTTGGGATCGCTGGCTGGATCATCCGAGCTATGATGCGTTTTGGCAGCAATTCATTCCGTATGGAGGCGACTTCGCGCGCATAAACATTCCGGTGTTGACCACGGATGGATATCTGAGCGGTCAAAGCGTCGGCGGGCTCTATTACTTTTCACAATATCACAAGTATAACCCGAGCGCGCAGAGCTATCTCGTCATCGGGCCATACGATCACATCCGTGGCCAGCGGGGAACGGTATCATCGACGGGCCCGGATATTGACGACATCGCGGGGATGAGTATCGACTCCGCGGCGCACATCGACATCGAGGAACTGCGCTACCAGTGGTTCGACTACATATTCAAAGGTGCGAAGAAGCCGGCGATCCTTCAGGACAAAGTAAATTACGAGGTGATGGGAGCGAACCAGTGGCGGCATGCGCCGACAATCGACGCCATGCATGATGAATCGTTCACGTACGATCTCGGCGCGGAAAAGGACGGCGAATTTCAACGATTGACGAGCGCGAAAGCGCCTACGGGAGCATACGTCTCGCAAACCGTCGATCTTGCGGACCGCAGCGATGTGGATCTCATCCCACCCGCGTCCGGGCTCGACACCCATCTCGGCGTGGCCTACCGGAGTGCGCCCATCAGCAAGCCCGTCGATCTCGCAGGCCCATTCTCGGGGCGATTAGACTTCGAGATCAATAAGAAAGATATGGATTTCAATATCAGCCTGTACGAATTGACAGCGAAGGGCGAATACGTCGGCGTCACCTACTATCAGGCTCGGGCCAGCTACGTTCGCAGCCGTAGCCATCGGGAATTGCTCGTGCCCGGAAAGCGTATGCTCCTCGATTTCACGAGCAGCAGGCTAGCCTGCTGGAGGTTCCACGCGGGAAGCCGGCTGATCGTGCTCGTCAGCATCGTCAGAGAGCCCGACATCCAGATCAACTACGGCACCGGAAAAGATGTCAGCGACGAAACCATCGCGGACGCTAAAGCGCCCCTGCGGATAAAGTGGTTCGACGACAGTTTCGTCACCATCCCGGCCGGCACGTAA
- a CDS encoding MauE/DoxX family redox-associated membrane protein yields the protein MKYSLGRYLYGLAAIGFGICALVSNDSNNWQQEVKALGDFPHREILSYIVATVEIIGGAAILWPRTARAGAAAVGTLYFIFALLGIPFIIRHPLIYNEYGNFFEQFSFVSGAAILYACSGLVAPTRTSRLAQIGYYSFGVCVLSFALEQLFYLANTASLVPKWIPPGQMFWAVATTVAFALAAIALLTGFKARLASRLNTAMLVVFGLLVWLPALFADPHSFENWSESVETLGIAGSAWIVAEFLSRRHSTEAVEI from the coding sequence ATGAAATATTCTCTGGGGCGTTACCTCTATGGCTTGGCGGCGATTGGTTTCGGTATCTGTGCATTGGTGTCGAATGACTCCAACAATTGGCAGCAAGAGGTCAAGGCGCTTGGAGACTTTCCTCACCGCGAGATTCTAAGCTACATCGTGGCCACGGTCGAAATCATTGGAGGCGCAGCCATTCTGTGGCCGAGAACGGCCCGAGCCGGTGCTGCCGCTGTGGGGACACTCTACTTCATCTTCGCGTTGCTGGGGATACCGTTCATCATCAGGCATCCGCTCATATACAACGAATATGGCAACTTCTTCGAGCAATTCTCATTTGTCTCTGGGGCCGCGATACTGTATGCATGTTCTGGTCTAGTCGCCCCGACTCGAACGTCAAGGTTGGCTCAGATCGGGTACTACTCGTTCGGCGTTTGTGTTCTCTCGTTCGCACTGGAGCAGCTTTTCTATCTCGCAAACACGGCAAGTCTTGTTCCGAAATGGATTCCGCCCGGACAGATGTTCTGGGCGGTGGCAACCACGGTCGCGTTTGCGCTAGCCGCAATCGCTCTGCTCACGGGGTTCAAGGCTCGGCTCGCGTCTCGATTGAACACGGCGATGCTCGTGGTTTTCGGGTTGCTGGTGTGGCTGCCGGCGCTCTTCGCCGATCCCCATAGTTTTGAGAACTGGAGTGAAAGCGTGGAGACGCTCGGGATCGCCGGGTCGGCGTGGATCGTCGCGGAGTTTCTCAGCCGACGTCACTCAACCGAAGCAGTCGAAATATGA
- a CDS encoding cupin domain-containing protein encodes MDIKVAGSQPSGNGPPEYFTGTVRIDPLFDRTDPARASGASVTFEPGARTAWHTHPLGQTLIVTAGCGRVQRWGGPIEAIRPGDVVLIAPGEKHWHGATPTTAMTHFAIHEKLDGNAADWMEKVSDEQYQAASG; translated from the coding sequence ATGGACATCAAAGTTGCGGGGTCACAGCCGTCGGGGAACGGACCGCCGGAGTATTTCACGGGCACCGTTCGCATCGATCCCCTTTTCGACCGAACCGATCCGGCACGCGCGAGCGGCGCGAGCGTCACATTCGAGCCGGGCGCTCGCACCGCGTGGCACACCCATCCGCTAGGTCAGACCCTGATCGTGACAGCCGGCTGCGGCCGGGTACAGCGGTGGGGTGGACCGATTGAGGCGATTCGCCCGGGCGACGTGGTCTTGATCGCGCCGGGTGAGAAGCATTGGCACGGTGCGACACCCACGACCGCGATGACGCATTTCGCCATTCATGAAAAGCTCGACGGCAACGCCGCCGACTGGATGGAGAAGGTCAGCGACGAGCAGTATCAGGCCGCATCCGGTTAA
- the leuS gene encoding leucine--tRNA ligase: MPQPHVDPYEPQAVEAKWRRIWADRRQNEVREDPSRPKYYLLEMLPYPSGDLHVGHARNYALGDVIGRFLRMRGHNVVHPMGWDAFGLPAENAAIQRGIHPREWTKHNIANMRRQLQRLGIAYDWSREIDTSSPEYYRWTQWLFLLMYRRGLAYKKEAPVNWCPKDCTVLANEQAEGGVCWRCGTKVERRLLNQWFLGITAYADKLLAGLDKLTQWPDRIKTVQRNWIGRSEGHTISFKVDGVSDARIQVFTTRLDTVFGATFLALAPEHPVVEALTSGSIQKAAVQAFADRLKDKSELDRTQLMAKEGVFSGGYAIHPLSGARVPVWVTNYVLATYGSGAVMGVPAHDQRDLEFARKYGLDILEVVLPPDGLASPSQGDAYVEDGILTNSGEFDGMTSSKARERIAAALAVAGNAEPTVNYKLRDWLISRQRYWGAPIPFIDCPNDGLVPVPEDQLPVLLPDEAPFSGVSGSPLASVPSWLNVTCPRCGGPAKREAETMDTFMCSSWYFLRYLSPHDSSAPWSEEAANYWAPVDRYIGGAEHAVLHLMYARFFYKVLNEQGMVPGDEPFVRLFNQGFVLGENNEKMSKSRGNVVGIDDTADTYGADALRVFEMFAGPPDADYPWSTTGIAGATRTLARIWRLVLSHPACCKERDSADQAPDVEPELQYAIHSKLKQITDELGGRMHLNTCVAAIMTLLNELEARAGSSGRSPILDEGLRTIVLTLAPFAPHIAEELWERSGGTGSVHLHAWPSYNEAALVRSSLPIVVQVNGRRRAAVSCAPGSSEEDVVALAMRESTVIAQLDGKTVRKRIFVPDKLLNLVVG, encoded by the coding sequence ATGCCGCAACCACATGTCGATCCGTACGAACCTCAAGCCGTCGAGGCCAAGTGGCGGCGCATCTGGGCGGACCGGAGACAAAACGAGGTCCGCGAAGACCCTTCCCGGCCGAAATACTATCTGCTCGAGATGCTGCCGTATCCAAGCGGCGATTTGCACGTCGGCCACGCTCGCAACTATGCGCTGGGCGACGTCATCGGACGATTCTTGCGCATGCGAGGCCATAATGTCGTTCACCCGATGGGTTGGGACGCGTTCGGGTTGCCCGCGGAAAATGCAGCCATCCAACGCGGGATCCATCCGCGCGAGTGGACGAAGCACAACATCGCGAACATGCGGCGCCAATTGCAGCGCCTCGGCATCGCGTACGATTGGTCCCGCGAGATCGATACCTCGTCGCCGGAATACTACAGGTGGACGCAATGGCTGTTCTTGCTGATGTATCGCCGGGGCCTCGCGTACAAGAAGGAAGCGCCGGTCAATTGGTGCCCTAAAGATTGCACCGTGCTCGCGAACGAGCAGGCGGAGGGCGGCGTCTGTTGGCGATGCGGCACTAAAGTTGAGCGGCGCCTGCTCAATCAGTGGTTCTTGGGGATCACGGCGTACGCCGACAAGCTGCTCGCCGGCCTCGATAAACTCACACAGTGGCCCGATCGCATTAAAACAGTCCAGCGCAATTGGATCGGCCGCAGCGAAGGACATACGATCTCGTTTAAAGTGGATGGCGTCTCCGACGCGCGCATCCAAGTTTTCACCACGCGCCTCGACACGGTCTTCGGCGCAACATTTCTTGCGCTCGCGCCCGAGCATCCGGTCGTGGAAGCGCTGACATCGGGTTCAATACAAAAAGCCGCTGTGCAAGCCTTCGCCGACCGGTTGAAAGACAAGTCCGAACTCGACCGCACTCAGTTGATGGCGAAGGAAGGCGTGTTTTCCGGCGGCTACGCGATCCATCCGCTCAGCGGGGCGCGCGTGCCGGTGTGGGTGACGAACTACGTACTGGCGACGTACGGCAGCGGCGCCGTCATGGGCGTGCCGGCGCACGATCAACGCGATCTCGAATTCGCGCGCAAGTACGGATTGGACATCCTGGAAGTCGTCTTGCCTCCGGACGGTCTCGCCTCGCCATCGCAAGGCGACGCGTATGTCGAAGATGGGATACTCACAAACAGCGGCGAGTTCGACGGAATGACCAGCTCCAAAGCTCGCGAACGCATCGCCGCCGCTCTTGCGGTTGCCGGAAATGCCGAGCCCACCGTCAACTACAAGCTGCGCGACTGGCTGATCTCGCGTCAACGCTACTGGGGTGCGCCTATTCCGTTCATCGACTGTCCGAACGACGGCCTCGTGCCGGTGCCGGAGGATCAACTCCCGGTGCTGCTGCCGGACGAGGCGCCATTCAGCGGTGTCTCCGGCAGCCCGCTTGCGTCGGTGCCGAGTTGGCTCAACGTCACGTGTCCGCGCTGCGGCGGCCCAGCCAAGCGCGAGGCCGAGACCATGGACACGTTCATGTGCTCTTCGTGGTACTTCCTACGCTATCTGAGTCCGCACGACTCGTCGGCGCCGTGGAGCGAGGAGGCGGCCAACTATTGGGCGCCGGTCGACCGGTACATCGGAGGGGCGGAACATGCCGTGCTGCACCTGATGTACGCGCGGTTCTTCTATAAAGTCCTGAACGAGCAAGGCATGGTGCCCGGCGACGAACCGTTCGTACGGCTCTTCAATCAAGGGTTCGTGCTTGGCGAGAACAACGAGAAGATGAGCAAGTCGCGCGGCAATGTCGTCGGCATCGACGACACGGCGGATACGTATGGCGCCGATGCCTTGCGCGTATTCGAGATGTTCGCCGGGCCGCCCGATGCGGACTATCCGTGGTCCACGACAGGCATCGCCGGCGCGACCCGCACGCTCGCGCGCATTTGGCGGCTGGTCCTGTCACATCCGGCGTGCTGCAAAGAACGGGATTCTGCCGATCAAGCGCCGGACGTCGAACCGGAGCTTCAGTACGCGATTCATTCAAAGCTCAAACAGATCACCGACGAGCTCGGCGGCCGCATGCACCTCAATACGTGCGTCGCCGCGATCATGACGTTGCTCAACGAACTAGAAGCTCGTGCCGGTTCGAGCGGCCGGAGTCCGATTCTCGACGAAGGATTGCGCACGATCGTGCTGACGCTTGCGCCGTTCGCGCCGCATATCGCGGAGGAATTGTGGGAGCGTTCCGGTGGAACGGGCAGCGTGCACCTGCACGCTTGGCCGTCGTACAACGAGGCAGCTCTTGTCCGTTCGTCGCTGCCGATCGTCGTGCAAGTCAACGGCAGGCGCCGCGCCGCGGTTAGCTGCGCGCCGGGCAGCAGCGAAGAGGACGTCGTGGCGCTCGCGATGCGAGAGTCAACGGTGATCGCTCAGCTCGACGGCAAAACGGTGCGCAAGCGGATCTTCGTCCCCGACAAACTGCTGAATCTCGTGGTAGGTTAG
- a CDS encoding winged helix-turn-helix domain-containing protein, whose protein sequence is MDEQQSTLRPLVFDRFVLDPELRTLRRDGEEVALQAKAFELLAMLVARRGVPVSREELYGRLWPDGVVEDGNLTQNVYLLRRILDPAGTGRTFIETLPRYGYRFSKPVQDARRPAPFVRSVWRRFAFGGALIAIAVVASTAGSAVQPSDVPLSPAASVSYALGQYHLNLRTIADLRHSIVYFSQTVHEAPQSALGFAGVASAYALEAEFDAANSPAFSRDVALAKENRDQALTRGKTSAQAHAVAAFLAFRFDGDPVLAEHEFELAFACDPEDAAAHQWHAVLLFSQGAIRPAMVELELAHQLDPTSEVISRWLGRAYVYRRRPADAIRTLSDTISIEPADAPAWLSLASAQEESGKLRDALQTLETVGRRLPDERPYVIPDEARVRLLLSHGSSDPRTIMQMNSLVADKRVDAVEAALYYVALGSRDRAITVLRASRPASPIAAVLEKADPRFESIQSDPRFQQLFD, encoded by the coding sequence ATGGATGAGCAACAATCAACCCTCAGACCGCTCGTGTTCGATCGATTCGTCTTAGACCCGGAGCTGCGCACCCTGCGCCGTGACGGCGAGGAGGTCGCTCTCCAGGCGAAGGCGTTCGAGTTGCTCGCGATGCTCGTGGCGCGCCGCGGCGTCCCGGTCTCGCGCGAAGAACTGTACGGGCGGCTCTGGCCGGACGGAGTTGTTGAGGATGGAAATCTGACGCAGAACGTCTACCTGCTGCGCCGAATCCTCGACCCGGCTGGAACTGGCCGGACATTCATCGAGACGTTGCCGCGGTACGGCTACCGCTTTTCGAAGCCGGTTCAGGACGCTCGACGACCGGCGCCATTCGTCCGCAGCGTATGGCGACGATTCGCATTCGGTGGAGCGCTGATTGCCATTGCTGTCGTCGCGTCAACCGCCGGCTCCGCGGTTCAGCCTTCGGACGTTCCACTTTCCCCTGCGGCGTCGGTCTCGTACGCGCTCGGCCAATACCATCTCAATCTGCGCACCATCGCCGATCTTCGCCATAGCATCGTCTATTTTTCGCAAACCGTGCACGAAGCGCCCCAAAGCGCGCTTGGCTTTGCCGGCGTTGCTTCCGCGTACGCACTGGAAGCGGAATTCGATGCAGCGAATTCGCCCGCATTTAGTCGTGACGTGGCGCTGGCAAAGGAGAATCGCGACCAAGCTCTGACGCGCGGCAAGACTAGCGCGCAGGCGCACGCCGTGGCAGCCTTTTTGGCGTTCCGTTTTGACGGCGATCCCGTTCTTGCCGAGCATGAATTCGAACTGGCCTTCGCGTGCGATCCGGAAGATGCCGCGGCGCATCAATGGCATGCGGTTCTGCTATTTTCGCAAGGCGCGATCAGACCCGCGATGGTTGAGTTGGAGCTGGCGCATCAGCTCGACCCGACCTCCGAGGTGATCTCGCGTTGGCTAGGCCGCGCCTACGTCTATCGGCGCCGCCCCGCCGACGCCATTCGCACCTTATCGGATACTATCTCCATCGAGCCCGCCGACGCGCCCGCATGGCTGAGCCTTGCATCTGCGCAAGAAGAAAGCGGCAAACTCCGCGATGCGCTCCAGACCCTTGAAACAGTCGGCCGCCGGTTGCCCGACGAGCGGCCGTACGTCATCCCGGACGAAGCTCGCGTGCGGCTTCTCCTGAGCCACGGCAGCAGCGATCCGCGGACCATCATGCAGATGAACTCTCTCGTAGCGGATAAGCGAGTCGATGCGGTGGAGGCCGCTCTTTACTACGTCGCACTTGGGTCGCGCGATCGTGCGATCACCGTCCTGCGCGCCTCGCGTCCGGCCTCGCCCATCGCGGCGGTCTTGGAAAAAGCCGATCCAAGGTTTGAGTCCATCCAATCCGACCCTCGGTTCCAGCAGCTTTTCGATTAG